DNA from Trichomycterus rosablanca isolate fTriRos1 chromosome 23, fTriRos1.hap1, whole genome shotgun sequence:
gGTACATAATACACTTTTATTAAGCATTTCAACCGAGTTGTTTTCTGAAGCAAGAAAATCTGTTAACAGCCTTTAAATTTCCTCTGTTGACAGCAATgctaaaaacatgactttaaatatACTATGTTTGTGTCTTTAACGTGAACAAAAGGTCCTTGATTATGTGGATGAGCCAAATCAATTTTACTTTAGGAAATCGACTCTCTATTTGACTCTTTATTACCAAATTTACTCCTTTCACAAGTATTTTGGTATCAAACTTTCCCATgctggcttttttttttccaaactgCTTTACCATTTGCTCAAAGAAACAATTTGAACAAAactattataaattattttgtacTGTTTCCATACTTAATAAAACCCTaacaaaataacattttaatacaatttttacAAGACTACTATGTTCTGTGCCAAAAAGTGGAATCATTAACCACTAAAATACAGCAAAACAACAAATATCTaatgaatatgttttatatttactttgcatTATTGTGTAATTCTCACACTAAATGATTTTAGATGAATAAAAACACTCGTATACAAATGGTACAGACACAATCTCGCAAaactatttcatttattttagaaCAAAGTTATCCATCACGCTTAAAACCCTTTACAGAGTAATTGCCTCGATGTGTTTGTGGTGATATTTGGTTTAAAATATCAAAATCTTACTACTTCAACACTTAATACAGTGAGAGGCATGAGAAAGGTGCTTCGAAATAAAGATGCAAATGAATATTTGCACTAATAAAAATCATGTAACAGTTGTCCTGTTTGTTACATGGCGGGTCAATGGAAACTGGAAAAATGAGCTTTTATGCTATTTTATCATGTTTGTGATATTTACACCTAATTTATAAATCCTAGCATTTACAGAACACAAATACAGAAAATACAGATAACAGTATCCAGACACTAAAACACGAGAGCTGAAGTTATAAATCCCAGTAGTCATGATTTATCTTTACTAAACTGCAAAACCCAATGCAAGCAAgcttaaataacaaaaaaatacgaAAGCAACACAGAAAACTGTTGTGCTTATGCTGCCTTCTGAATTACACGTCTCAGGGTTGCAAATGTTGCCCAAGATCACAGGGGCAGTGACTATTTATTcacaatataaataacaattaaaaagtgCAATGATTTGGTTGTGTCAAGTATAAAATCCACCCAAATATAATTTATCCTCTTTAACATTTGAGTTTTAAGTGACTGTATTGCTTTCGATTTGAACTTTGAAATTAATGACACCCCTCATATTACCATTTCTATTTGGTGcttatgtaaagtacatcatgcAAAGTAGCCCGATCACCTCACAATACATTGCGCTGTACGTTTCGAAATGCAGGTTGGGTTTTGCAGCGTGCTAACTACACATCAGGCCTCGGTGGAAGCGGAGTCGTTATCGGCTTTGCGGTGGAAGCAGGTGTTCTGCTGGCGTACAAATTCGGCGTACGCCCCATTCTTCAGCAGCAGCTCAGCATGGGTACCCTGCTCCAGCACCTCTCCCTTACGCAGGTATATGACGGTATCAGCTATCTCCACTCCGCTCATCCTGTGTGTGATGAGGAGAACTGTGCGCCCATTCAAATTCCTCAGCAAGGACTGGTGCACCTGGGAAATGTTTAGATTAGATTTAGTGTGATGGATTAGGACAGttctaatatttaatatttgttcAGTTgggacaattattattattaatagtgctcggatggcacagtggtctattatgctcGCCTAATGCCGCTGAGATCTGCATTCCAGTGTCAGCAGTATTAGGCTATTAGCcagttgggtgtctacacagacttgattggctatgtctgaggggagaATGGCCGAAGCCCTGAAATGGATTGGCACCGTATCCAGGGTatacctgccttgtgcccagtgtttttccGGTGAAACCAAATTCATGGCGATGCTGACCAGGATAATATCAATTTTGCATTACATGTCCAAACAACATTCTCTAGCTAATGTAAGTTATTTCATACTGGTTATCAGGTATTTAGGTCCACATACAACACAAATACAACATTCCAAAGACAAATCTTACCTGATGTTCACTCTCAGCGTCCAGGTCACTGGTGGAATCATCCAGCACAAGAATCTGTGGATTCCGAATCAGGGCTCTCGCTATGGCTATCCTCTGCTTCTGACCACCTGACACTTTACTCCCCTTTTCTCCAGCAtctataccacacacacacacacacacacacttattaacTCAAATCAGAAATTAATCTTATGGTTACAAATAAAGGTACAGCTACTGATGCAACCTATATAATCTAGAACAAGGTACATAGCAGATAAGGTCCATGTATTTATGCTGTTTACACCAAAATCAGACCCGACCATCTGCACGTTGCAACAGAAATCGAGATTCATCAGATTTCTGCTGCAATTTAGTATTTTAGTCTCATTTTAGTCATGCTGTAGTTACTGTAGCCTCAGATTCCTGTTCTTGGCTGACATTTGGTCTTCTGCTACTGAGTGCCACCCACAAACTgatgctcactggatgtttttggcacCATTCTGTGTACTCTAGATATAATTGTGTATATCAGCATTTTCATACAAGCTCAGACCAGTTTATCTTACCATGGTCCAATTGTCTCTACCCTGATGTTTGATGTAAACAATACATAAAGCTTTTATTACACATTGTGCTGCTACCACCTGGttgattatataataattatataaataagaatGTGGTCAGTAAGTGTACATGCAGAGAGTTTAAATCCTGGCCTTGCCAAAGAGGGTTAAGCCACTTTTACCCTTAATCCTCTTTGCTCCAGAGGTTTGTATAATAACAGACCATGTGTTTTAACCCCAGCTTTCAggacaagctgggatatataAAGAATTTTGACATTCTTCTTCAGCTCACCGGTGTCATAGCCGTCTGGAAAGTTGCTGATAAATTTGTGAGCGTTAGCCATTTTGGCAGCAGTGAACATCTCTTCATCAGTTGCATCTGGTCTCCCGTATTTAATATTCTCTCTAATGGAACGGGCGAACAGCAGGGGCTCCTGAGCAACCACGCTAATCTAACAGCAGGAGAAAAAAATTATAAGTATGAGTACACACCGAAAAAGTAACAAACAAAGCAATAATACAAAATGTTCTTATTCATCATGAGAAATACAGTCATAAACGAATGGAACAGCTGTATGGGGCTTAAATCCgattatttttattggtttTTAGTGTTCATTTAATGCAGTTAGAGCTACTAGTAATAAACCAGTAATAATATCAGCCGAAAGTGCATTCACCTTCTCATGCAGATACTCTTCCTTGTAGCTCTGTAGCGACTTCTCATCCAGAAAGATCTCTCCGCTCTGAAGCTGGTAAAACCGCTCCAGAAGCCTCACTACGGTGCTTTTTCCTGCATCGGCTGGACCCACCAGAGCGATGATCTTTCCTGGCTTCAGCTCCAGAGAAACGCCCTAATCGGGGTTGTTAAATATATAAGTAGTATTTAAGGTACCCAATAAACTCTGAAATGGCTGAAATGGTCACATCTTTAAATAGCTTAAGCTAATGGTCCATAATATTCAACACAGTCACTGCACAGCACAAGTACGCCCAGTTTCAAAGTATTTCTCTCTACTGGCCTTAGTTAATTagtgaataataataagtatgaaTTAATTACTGACTAATAattaaacagtaatataaaataatcaaacaagAGAAGCAATGTACTGCAGCTTAAACAAAGCTTCAAATGTAAACgactaacaaaaacaaaacaattgtagttattatattatattatttacatttacgccatttagcagacgcatttatccaaagtgacttagagtactgtgacagtatattgtctaagcaattaaggattaagggccttgctcaggggcccaacagtggcagtggtctgacttaaaccagcaacctttggttactagtccagtaccttaacctttaggctacaactgaacaCATCACATTGTGgttattttgtaaacataataaaactcATTGCTATTTGCACAGTTCATCGGCTTACACACATAAGCTCTGTTTATTTAGGATCCATGTGAACGAGAGGTTTTAATTTTGACAGACTTTTCACCTTTCAGTTGAACTGATGAAGCTCTTCCGTACTAACCTTGAGAATATTCTCCTCGGGTCTTGAGGGATAGTTGAAAGCCACGTTGCTGAAGCGCAGGTGACCCTTGAGGTTCTCCGGAGCTAAAGTGCCATCAGGAGGAACGTTAGGCTTCCGGTCCACGTACTCAAAGATCTTCTCTGAGGTCCCGATAGCTTTTTTAACACTCGGGTAATAAGATATCAGGGCCTGTAGAACCGACAGGCTGGTTGGAAGACTGAACCAATGTATTATTTATCAGGTAAAAATATGTAAACGTAAACTTTACCTCCACTGCAGAATTAAACTGAAGCTCATACAGGACAAAagccaccaggttgccactgctgacCTCATTTCCTGCCACCAGCTGCCCACCATAATACAGGATGCTGACTTTTAAGGCCAGACTAGACATCTGTACAATGAGAATTAACAAAAAAGGAATTAGACCTCATTAAAATGGTTTGAAAGAAACATTAAGGCTTTTAAAGGacccatttaaaaataaaatcttacGCTGTTGGTCCAGCTAGAGACAGCATAAGCAgctgcttccactttgttaagCGTGTAGGTGTGTTCCAAGCACTCTCTGTATTTTTCAACCTCTCCGTCCTCGTTGGCAAAACTTCTCACTGTCTTTATCAGAGAGAACGTCTCGGTAGCGACGCTGTTAGCTTTAGCGTGTGATGCCTGCACTTTTACAGCATGCGTCTAAGAGAGAGACATGAACATAAGAGTCAGGGAGCCTGGTCTTTAATTTAAGGTGTATAAAACGTATCCAGTCACAGTCTGTTTTATTTCTGAAGATGTGTGTCAGTTCAGAGCCCGTCTAGAccgatgtttattatttgtgatgtaaattgtttgttcattaggattttaccatcatgttttacacttttggttacattcatgacaggaacggtagttactcattacacaagattcatcagttcacaaggttatatcgaacacagtcatggacaatttagtgtctccaattcatctcacttgcacgtctttggactgtgggaggaagaaacccacacagacacggggagaacatgcaaactccacgcagaaaggacccggaccgaacacccggggatcgaacccaggaccttcttgctgtgaggcgacagtgctacctaccgagccaccgtgccgtccttgTGACGTGAACAAAACATACAAATCATAAGTTTTCTTTAAAGGATACAAATACTACATTAATGAGTGGATGTTTGACTGACCTGGTGGAACTTTCCGGTAAACTCTGGGATGATCAGGATGACCGGTAGGCCCAGGATTGTGAAGACGGACAGGCGCACCGAGAGGAGCATCATGGATCCGAAAAGGAAAACTAAACGCATGAAGTACCACATGACCAGACTTAACTGCTCGCTCAGTGACTCACTCATGTCATTGGTGTCTTTGGTTATCCGGGAGACGAGATCACCTGATGAAAACACGACACCAACAATTTAGAACCACAACAATAGCTACACTAAGTGAtgcagactttactgtaacaGAATTAAGTGTAAGGTAATAAGGTCATTTCACTTCAtaacaatacacatacataagaAATACATAAGaaatatatctttttatttcattttcatgtttaagCACCATTTTTTCCTGGGTCAGGGTTCAGGGTGGGTCAGGTTTACCCGGAATTACTAGGCACAATGTAGTAACACACACCGTACAGTACACCAATCCATCATGTACCGCCCCCCCaccaagcatttacatttacattataggcatttagcagacgcttttatcttaAAGGGaattacagtatacagcctaagcaactgagggttaagggccttgcttaaaggcccaacaatgacaacctggcagtagtgaggcttgaaccagcaacctttggattactagtccagtaccttaaccactaggccacaactgtccacaatcatgtctgtatgtagacgcctgccTGACTGATAGCACCGCTTGGGATTTAATCCCTGAAACCTGgaatttaccgctgcaccacccgagcgccctgaaagtatattaaataataaacacaaaactggTTGAATACTTTTCCCCCACAGCTGTAGCCACATTTATTCTGTCGTCCCCGACAGAAGACCACTGAACCAACCGCAAATATAGAAGCAGCCTTGACAAGGGACAGCTGTGGCATGTACTTTGTAACGCGTGAGGTcgaactagccctatttacacAATCACCAGCTATAATCAAGAACAGTCACTGACAATAAATAGGGAGAGCAGGCCACACATTGCcacacattaaaataacattttaatgaactTTCTACACCAGCGAATGAATAGACAGACATTTTCCATTAATGCTTGTATTATGCACATTTTTGTTACCTGTAGAGTTCTCATCGAAGAAGGCTATTTCCTGTTTGAGcacacactgaaacacctgACTCTGGATGGAGGTGTGAATCAGGCTCATGGTGGTATTGTAGGTAAGGTCACATGCAAACTCAAACACAATActgaaataaaagaataaacaagtaACAGGTCAGTATTcacacaagaaaaaaaaaagctctttgTAATTATAGAGCCATAAGACTTTGtcttttaaacagtaaatatatagtatatggccaaaggtatgagGACACATACATTTGAtttaattcaggtgttccagccATCCCAGCAATCcagtaaattatatgctttcaactgtgGCAAAGGTTTGaggaaggctcttttctgttttaTCAAGACTTTGCCCTGATTGTTATGGAAATTTCCATTGTGTTATGGAAATttcattgctcttgtagcgatgtctaattatttattctttctgtgcggcccagtaatgaatgcccggtggttggggaccactgctctacagagccctgacctcgacccgactgaacacatttggaatgaactggagggTCAATCTCAAGCCCggctgttttgactgaatgggcagaaATACCAACAAAGACACTGTataatcttgtggaaagtcttcccAGAAGGCTGAAGGGGGTTTTCGCCATATGAAAGCTTTTTGTTTTGAAATAGGATCACCAGTGGtctcatggtcatgtgtccacaaacttttggcaatAAAGTAGCTATGTACCACCTTCAAAAAAGCAAGCTACCCAATAGGACACAGTATTTACAATGCTGGCTAAAGTTCTGGTGCCTCCAAATATGTTTgctttataattaatataaattattacagGACTGTTATGCCTGTCCCTAAAGTTAGATAGAAACAGAAGGAACTGTATACATATTTGTTACACTCCAAAATAGAACAGATTCATCATTTTTTAGCCATGAAAACAGCACATAGGCAAAAATGTGCATTATACAACAAATGACTCTCGTATAATAGTATAAAGTTCAAAATCAAATTGGCAATACAGGAAAAAATCAATGACTAGTAGTTAAGGACGGTATTCGGTGTATAGATGTATCACCTCATGATGGTCAGAATTGACATGATTTTGATGGCGTTGTTGAAAGCCTCAGGTTCGTCTTCTTTCATGATCCAGTCGGTAACTTTGCCGGTGTAATGTGGAACAGCCATCTCACCTGAGGATTAAATTAACAAGGTTACAGTATACTGATATACAAATCACAGGATGTTGGAGGTTCAGCAGATGCTTCAAATGTATAAACATTTCAAAGAAAAGAATTACAAtcaaaattcatttattcattcatttattgtctgttgttTCTacaactttatcctggtcagggtcgcagtgggttttATTCACTGGACCATCACATTCCATCACAgggcgaacacacacacatattcacacacttagggcaatttgtAGTTGCTCCAACTGgtctgattgcatgtctttagactgtgggagaaaaccggagcaccagaaGGAAaaaccacatggacacagggagaacatgcaaactccacacagaaaggaccctggctgcccagcaggggaatcaaacccaggcccatcttgctgtgaagcaacagcactacccaatgctccactgtgccaccctgtgcAATCAGCGTATACTAAAACAATCTAGTAAAGGGTAAGGATTAGAGAACACAAATTAAATTAGGGTGTtactctagcccaccaccgctaagatctgggttcaaatcttcaagattctacacagacatgattggctatatcttgTGGACaggcgtcctgtccggggtgttcctGCGTTGCGCCCAGAGTTTCCAGGTTtgctgcgaccctgatcagaataacgttaatgataaaaataaaaacataactcATGTTCGTACTACATTTAAGTTGGAGAGTTGCAAAATATATGAGCTTTTATGGGTCACCAATATCCAAATGTACAATTAGAAGCAACCTGCATGACATCAATGTACTGTATTTGTAAATCCGCTTTAGCTTGATTGTCAGGTGACAAAAACTGAGCTTTTTGGCAACAAGAACGTGAAAAAGGGtggttatatttttatattaaaatattactatTTACTGTTAAGCACATAAAAGGAtatgtgatgttttggggctggaAACATTGTATGACACACATGGCATGATTGTACAGGAatgaaaaagagaaataaaacaagTGTAAATGAAACACACCTGAAAATGTGGGGGAATTTCCAAACAAGGTCAACAAACACCACTATAGTGTGCAAGTGAAAGTGAAAGCAGCAATAGCCTCTTGTTATCTCTGGGTTACTTTCTGTTTAATCCTGCAGCAGGACAGGCTACATAGAAATGTTTGCAATTCAGTAACGCTCTGCAAACTGTGCTGAACATGAATGTATTTTgattttcttttggctgctcctgtactTAGGGGGAcaacagtggatcattctggtctgcatagcTGATTTGGCACCGTTTTTACCCCAGATGCCCTTCCAATTTTTATCAGGGCTTGGGTTGGGACCGGCACTTACAGTGGTCCAGTGATTCCAGTGTTCGACCACCCCTCCCCGAAACACAAAGTCAAATATGTCTGTGTGAACCCCAGATTTCAGCAGTTATGACCTAAAGTGCCCAACATGAATGTGTATTAATAAAAACTGGGGGATTTATTACCGAGAGAGGAAAGAACCACGAGGATGATGACTCCTGTAAACCGCTCCTGGTATGGCTTCATATAACCCAGCAGCCTCTGAAGCGGGGTCTGGCCTTTCTCCTTGGTTTTCATCTTCTTCTTCGAGAGGATGGTGGGAACATAGCGTTTCCAGAGCAGAAGACACAAAGCGGATACCGCATAGGATTGCAGGAGCTAAAAATACATaacaaaaatattaagaaaTTGCATGATATATGCAGACATTCTATGAAGTCTATGaaaggagtggatttggctgGTTTAGCTAAcactttggacttgtgggagaaaaccagagcagaaATAAAAGTACGGCCATGCAGGCATTACAGACTAAGACTGGCAGTAAAGTGGGTCATGCTTAAAAGAGCTGGAAGATTTCCAGTATGGCTCTGACAAAGGTTGACCATCCTAGTTAGTTTGACAAATTTCTGCCATCCTAGAGAAGCCCCAGTCGAATGTAAGAGCTGGTAAAAGTGAGTGGACAAGCTCGGAAAAGCAGGAAGCTGAGTGCTGAAGTGAGTGTAGTGTTCAAATCCCCTTTACACATTCATTTAAAGGACGTTTTTATCTaaatgtgaccaaatacaatgcaagcactgactaagggccttgctcaggttcAGCTGTGGCAACTTGGaggtgctggggcttgaactggtgaCCTTCTGCTCACTATTCCAGTACCCTAATTGCTGAATTGAAGCTATATGGTTTAGTTTGAAATATGcgcatgatgatgatgatgtgaaaagcCATGCATTGACTGAAGATGTATAAGGTACACCAACTTCATAATCTAGAGCTGTGAGGACACATTAGATCATCCAACACCTTTCAAATTCATTGAAAGGCCTAATGTGGCCCAACCATAACAAACCACTTACCCCTTGCCAGGTGTGCCAGCACCAGGAGAGCTCCACTGTCGACCAGCCCAATGCCCAGATGAGTGATACATAGACCGGGTACACTAAACTGTGCACAGTCACAATCTGCACTCCATCGAAGCTTTTCATCCACGCCGGGCTCGATGGGTACAAAAAGATgacaaaaagaaagacaaataaCCTCAGCAATCCTCCCACCCACAGAGTGATAAAGGAATGAGGGACGAGCGGGGGCGTGAACCGGGTGGCCCCAAATGTCATCACGACGCACATGTCCACGCACAGGAGAAGACAGGCAAACAGATACGGTGCCATCTTGATCTTCATCCCCAACCACactgcagaaataaaaacatagcAAATGAGTTACAGGTTCACAAGCCACAGTCATACAATGaggttaaaagtttacatatcCTTGTAAAGTATTTTTAAGCATATTCTAAGTTCTTTATACACTTTTAGAGACTGAGGTTCTTTTAAAATTTTGTTGGTTTTCTGAAATATTACAAACTATACATTatctgtccaaaagtatgtagacacctaaccatgagcttcCTGGACATCTTTCACTTTTACTATGCCCTATTGCCTGATATTCGTTTTCCAACATATTATGTTTAACACATATATGCttgtattttaagtatattttttatttcagtacttttgaaatgtaattaaaataatgtatgATGGTTAGGTTATTGTAAATGATACTTACAGTGTGAGGCAAACTATTGCAAATTGCGAGGAATGCCTATTATTAATCTTCTTTATTCTTCTCACTCgtttataatacaaaaaaacaataaacacagcAAGCATAAAAGGCTAATATAATTATTagggttttattttaataacatcaAGGGCAAAGATGCCTAAGCTACACAGATCTAAGAAGAAATAAAGTCATCAACAACGATAACGCTCAGTTTAGAGAACCTTCGGGTTATGTCCCAAAAAACATCATGCTCCCTATAAAGCTTTGCTGCATACAGTAGACTCCAAAAGCTTATGCGCCCTCCTAAGTGCACTAAGTGACACCTCTTGAGTTATTGTAACCAATCCCAGTTCTGCCTATTAAGTGAAACCGAAAGTATGATTTAGAGGGGAAAACCAATCGCCTTTGGAACATTTTATGcattataacattttaacataTACATAAAGATTATATGTTTCAGTATTCTAAGCCCCTTTTTACATAAAAGAAGTAAAACATGTCAAAATCTCGGCGTTTCGTTGTGAATACCTTACCGCAGAGGTAGTAAAGAGTCGTCGGCCAAAGAACCGATTCTTTGAACATTTTAATCGATTCACTTGTAAGACCAGTATATTAGGGCGATCCTGAataattaaaacatgtttttttttgtcaaaataTTATGTGTGTTCTTGGCTCAGATTGGCTCATTGAGGCTCAGAGTACATAATGATTTTATGTGCTTTCAGGGCTGACGTGTTTTTGGCTTTGAATAGTGTTCAGATTAAGCCAAATTGAATGGTTAAGCTACAAGAAAACCAGTgtgatattttaaaatgtaagttCTAACATACACACAATGAGCATGAGTCACAACATTACCAACTTCGATTTAAAAACAGTGAAAATATCAATGCTACTAAACAATATGTGTTTTACAGATAAATGAGTCGACTCTAAATTATGAGCCGAATCAATGAGAATATGACTCGTTTCTGGTTCAAATGGCGCCCTTATGTGGTCGACACGTGTATTTTCGTTTGTTTCTGTaagttatatttatacacatttttaattttaaacaaaaaatattatttactcTACTTATTTGCAATAATCTAAAGGAACTGCAGTGTTACATAAGTCTTATAATACTTTACATTCTATTATTCAGAGGTACAGTGAGAGGCAAAAGTCTGTCAAACTACCAATATAGTGAAAGCTGAACCTGtcaaaaacacatgaatttctaTATTTCCTATTATGTGTTATGTTCATACTTATTTACTTAAACAAGCTTCTGCTAAGTCGATGAAATTCACCTGCTCAAAACTGTCTGAGCATGCACTTGAATGTAATGAATAAAACTCATTATTATGCTGATTATGTGATAAAAATTGCACTGAGTTTGAATAAAATGCAGAACATGAGTTTTTACTAGCAGACTCAGATTTTTAATGAACTAAATTAAGCAGAATCAGTCTCAAAACCTTATAAAGTATCAACACTCCCAAAAAGAGATTCAGTGGCCTTAAAAcgtaattaaaagtaatttacaatgtttaaaaaaccttaaaagcagtaatatttgtattaacatACATTCATGAGGACTTATAATGTCTTTGACATAATTTGGTGAGCTAACTTTGCTATTATCAGGATTCATTAACATTCCAATGCGACACATGGCGAATAACAGAGTTCCAAATACAGTAGTTGTGATATTATAACTCATTTTAATCTAATGCTACCACTGTGATCCATTAATCAATGCATATCAGACTTTTTTACACTTACAGAAACACAATTAAAGAAACTCTGTGACTAAAGCTGTACAGGACTTCTAAGTCAGACTTCAGCTATAACAAAAAAGTCTGCAAAACAgccacaacaccacacacagtaacacacacacacacacacacacacttctattcTTTTCCACACAGTGGCAGGAAGTCGTCCAGATATCCGCAGAGCTTTTGAAAAAGAATGAGAGAAAAATTTGAGGTAGGCATAAATGTGTACACGCCTTTGGATATTTTGCACCTAAGGAGTTGAAAAAATGCAGACATACATCTCTTGAGAAAAGGTTCAAACACAGAGAGGGAGAGTGAGAACTGGTGTCAGAGGAACCGACTGGAATATAAAGAAAGGAGAACAAATTGCCACATTACCACACGTTAACTATGGTATTGGTGTCGGGTCTGATCTTCATGTTATTTCTCCTCAGCAGGTTTTGCCAAGGTAAGTCCAAATCTACATCCTATCTTGTAGACACAAGATGGATGGAtcaatgaatgattggatggataTATGTATGAATGGACTGATAGCTGGATGGTTGGATTGTGTGGGCAGATGGAAAATAAAGGGAAGGTTAGACAAtgatattgatggatggatggatggatggaaggaaggatggataaaTGTATGAATGGACTGATAGGTGGAGGGTTGGATGATTAGCTGAATAGTTGTGTGGGCAGATGGAAAATTAAGAGAAGGTTAGATAatgagatagatggatggatggatgggagatTAGATAatgagatagatggatggatggatggatggatagatggatggatggatagatggatggatggatgggagatTAGATAATGACATAAAT
Protein-coding regions in this window:
- the tap1 gene encoding antigen peptide transporter 1 produces the protein MKIKMAPYLFACLLLCVDMCVVMTFGATRFTPPLVPHSFITLWVGGLLRLFVFLFVIFLYPSSPAWMKSFDGVQIVTVHSLVYPVYVSLIWALGWSTVELSWCWHTWQGLLQSYAVSALCLLLWKRYVPTILSKKKMKTKEKGQTPLQRLLGYMKPYQERFTGVIILVVLSSLGEMAVPHYTGKVTDWIMKEDEPEAFNNAIKIMSILTIMSIVFEFACDLTYNTTMSLIHTSIQSQVFQCVLKQEIAFFDENSTGDLVSRITKDTNDMSESLSEQLSLVMWYFMRLVFLFGSMMLLSVRLSVFTILGLPVILIIPEFTGKFHQTHAVKVQASHAKANSVATETFSLIKTVRSFANEDGEVEKYRECLEHTYTLNKVEAAAYAVSSWTNSMSSLALKVSILYYGGQLVAGNEVSSGNLVAFVLYELQFNSAVEALISYYPSVKKAIGTSEKIFEYVDRKPNVPPDGTLAPENLKGHLRFSNVAFNYPSRPEENILKGVSLELKPGKIIALVGPADAGKSTVVRLLERFYQLQSGEIFLDEKSLQSYKEEYLHEKISVVAQEPLLFARSIRENIKYGRPDATDEEMFTAAKMANAHKFISNFPDGYDTDAGEKGSKVSGGQKQRIAIARALIRNPQILVLDDSTSDLDAESEHQVHQSLLRNLNGRTVLLITHRMSGVEIADTVIYLRKGEVLEQGTHAELLLKNGAYAEFVRQQNTCFHRKADNDSASTEA